The segment tatttaaaaatttttctaactgtattttaaccaaaaaagaaaacagcacttcagataacaaaataataatgagtattttaatgcaaaactaatcatgtttttaacataatttaccAATTATTTACTCGATGATCCTAAATGTATGCTTCATTATCTTTTCAGACCTCAGAAAAAACAAGTTATTATTTATTGGTATAGAAAGTGacaaaataatctttttttgtCATCATCGACAATGTGTGTGACTAAAATGATTTTTTCGATTTGattagattaaatttttttcactatatacatatataaaaacaaacaaacaaaactctAACAACTATAGCAAGAACTACTAAAACTTGTCACTAATTTGTAGAATTTAAGTAAAATGACTAGTagaatttgtaaacattttaatttagacTGTGGAGGTGAGAATATCAATCAGTATAAGAATTAAGTGCGTCAGACACATAGtagagtttttaaaatgttaacaacTATTATAGCCTTAATTACACTAGCCCAGTTATCATTACAGGTGTGTCTTTGTTGGAGGTTaacattatgattaaataaagaaatttgcatttttactgataaaaaatataaacaataataattattgtaataaagTGTTATcagttaaaagtttaaatattaaaatattgcttttgtttatatatatttaggcTAGCACAGCCTATGATCCTTTTTACTCGGCTGGAGTGGTGGAATTTAGATCATCTAATAGCCTTACCGCTGAAGCACGTTTGCTAGACAATCTTAAGGGTTATTTGTCTATTTTGGAATCTGAAGATGCTAAAAATCTCGATGTTATAGTATTTCCCGAATCTACTCTCAACAATAATGAAGAGGCCACATTTGTACCGAATCCGGCCAAAGGTTTAATAATTCCCTGCGATGTGAATACAGGAGAATATCATGATTTATTGGTGCAATTATCCTGTGCTGCCAGAAAGTTAGCTTCCTATGTGGTGATTAATTTAACGGAAAAGGAATTGTGTTCGACAGTTCCAGAGGACACACGTCCCTGTGCCAGCAGTGGTCTAAATCTATACAACACCAATGTGGTGTTTAATCGTAATGGAGCGGTTTTGTCTCGTTATcgcaaagttcatttatatggtgAAAATAAGAATACCACTTTTGCGCCCGAAACGGGTTGGTTTGATACTGACTTTGGTGTACGTTTCGGTCATTTTATATGCTTTGATATATTGTTTTACGCGCCAGCAGAATCAATGGTTAAATACAATGGCATAACAGATTTCATATTTCCCTCTATGTGGTTTTCGCAATTACCATTTTTAACAGGTGAGTGAGTATCCGGGCAAAAATCAAAAtggtttaagaattttttaattgtttttcaagtatttcataaatattgtttgaaaaacaaaatttagagTTTATGACCTGTTTTGCAATTCGAAGCGATAAGAATTTCGGTATCAAAAAACGTGtatatctttaataattttgttttggtttgttttttctatGATAATGTTTAGCGGTCCAAGTACACCAGGCCTGGTCCTATGCCAACAATGTTAATTTATTAGCAGCGGGTTCATCGAACCCTTTGGTAGGTTCTACCGGCACTGGTGTTTATAATGGCCGTAGGGGTATTATTACAGCTAAAATGAATCAGGGTTTGGGAGAGCGTAAACTTTATAAAGCTCAAGTACCCAAGTATCGTCATTTAACAAAAAGATCTTTACCTTTAAGTCCTATCAACCAGAAAAAACTCGCTTTACCTAATATCACCTTAAAAAGGGATTATTTGCAAAGTTATGAAACCGTACCTCTGAACTTGACTGCTGGTAATAATGTTACGCAAGAAATGTGTTTTTCCAATTCTTCATTTTGCTGTAAATTCGAAATACAATGGCAACCTTTGTTGACTGAAAAGGAAAGTAAATACTATCAGTATCGTTTGGGTGTCTATGATGGTTTGCGTAATGAAGTGGCGGCCGAAACTAATCAACTTAAAAACTGTGCCTTATTTAGCTGCATAGGGGAAGATATCATGGACTGTGGCAAAACTATGGCTACCGATATTGATGTGGTATTTGAAAATATCACTATTACAGCCACTTTCCCCAAGGccgaacaatttttaataatgccCAATAGTTTAACTGCTGATATGATGCCGGTGCCggtaaatcattttaaatggcaagaaattgataaaaagtaagttttttttggcTTAAGAAAAGAAGATatctattaaattaaataaaattttaatttttttagaaatactgTGAAAATGCGTTATGAACTTAATACAACCACCCCCAATGTCATGGCGTTTTCTATATATGGCAATTATTATGACAGCATTGTAGACATTAAACCAGACGATGAGGATGTTAACAAAGGCGAGGGCGGAGGTGACGCAGCTGGTACCTTAAAGAACTCTTTAGTAGTTATAATAGGAATTCTGCTAATAAACTTGCTGTTATAAATAATCTATAATATCTATTatctataataaaacaaaattcgcTCCTTAAAGtagatattaaaaaatagttttgaaaacaaaagcaaacagTTTTATAACTCATTAATAACTGATTATTGGGCaaaataagtatatttaatCATTAAATATCTTATACCTACATATAAAGAGAGTAAGAGAGAAAGAGCGGGAGAGTCGAAAAGTATATAAATCATGAGATATTTGTAATCTTTTGTAGTCGTATtagtataaatttaatatattaagcAGACCTtacttaaaaagtattaaacagtattaaaaagttattggTTCAAACAACTTCTTTAAGGGGGAATAATAATAagtgaaaataatgaaaatttttatatttttgttaagtgtTTTATTATTGAGTTTAATCAGTACAGTAAGTCTaagtaatttataaaactaacatgttattaacaaatacttattttaaacaaaaaaaggtaaaaactgATGACTCTTACTATACAGCCGGAGTGGTGGAATTTAAACCCCAAGTGGGTGGCATGAATTCTTCCCAATTAATAGACGAACATTTAAAAgcctatttaaatatattaaattctgACGAAGCCATAGATACAGATATTATAGTATTTCCTGAGGGTACTTTAAACAATGCATTTAATCTCACCTATGTGCCGAGTGTAAAAGACAAAATTGTACCATGTACAACAAATCCTCAACAGCAATATGCCGATTTCTTGGTACAAATATCCTGTGCAGCCCGCCGTTTGCGAAAATatgttgtaattaatttaacCGAAAAAGAAAACTGTCCCTCAACACCTGAAGATTTACGACCCTGTGccagtaataaattaaatattttcaatacaaatgtGGTATTTGATCGTGAGGGTCGTGTGGTATCACGCTATCGTAAAGTACATGTGTATGTGGAgaataaaaatactactttaaaACCGGAATATGCCACATTTGTTACAGATTTTGGTGTACGTTTTGGTCATTTCATTTGCTTTgatatattgttttatacccCCGCTCAAGAGTTAGTCGATCGTTTTAATGTTACAGATTTCATATTTACCAGTCTTTTCTATTCGGAATTGCCTTTTTTGACAGGTGAGtgtaatgttctttttttaccGATACAtaatctatttaaatttttctagtatttttgtgaaaaaatcaaaatgtgattcattatttttttaagaactttcaaatttagttttttcaagTGTAATCTTTTCAATAATCAAATTTCgaagaattttttttgaacaCCTTTgctaaatttaatatgttttatttcttgTCATATACACAACCCCTACCTAATTAAATAAGTGaaattatgtttgtatttcACATGGTTCTCTTTATACTTTTAAGATCTCATTTCATGTTCTGCATGATcatatttcaaaacaattatAAGAGAGTATGTTAATTAATATAAGAGAGATTTTGAATTAAAAGgtaaaaatgtttagttttctctattttatatatatgagaATGACCCCTGAACCGAATTGTATTAAtgcaaaatcattttttttttttgaagtaaatattttttaattaaatatttagcaaaatataaaattttcattaaaaattaaataaataaaaaaaataaatttttattgaaccatacatttttatgaaaattaaaatttttagaaaaatttaaatttatattttaataaaaaaaatcgaattt is part of the Lucilia cuprina isolate Lc7/37 chromosome 3, ASM2204524v1, whole genome shotgun sequence genome and harbors:
- the LOC111684243 gene encoding vanin-like protein 1, translated to MLTTIIALITLAQLSLQASTAYDPFYSAGVVEFRSSNSLTAEARLLDNLKGYLSILESEDAKNLDVIVFPESTLNNNEEATFVPNPAKGLIIPCDVNTGEYHDLLVQLSCAARKLASYVVINLTEKELCSTVPEDTRPCASSGLNLYNTNVVFNRNGAVLSRYRKVHLYGENKNTTFAPETGWFDTDFGVRFGHFICFDILFYAPAESMVKYNGITDFIFPSMWFSQLPFLTAVQVHQAWSYANNVNLLAAGSSNPLVGSTGTGVYNGRRGIITAKMNQGLGERKLYKAQVPKYRHLTKRSLPLSPINQKKLALPNITLKRDYLQSYETVPLNLTAGNNVTQEMCFSNSSFCCKFEIQWQPLLTEKESKYYQYRLGVYDGLRNEVAAETNQLKNCALFSCIGEDIMDCGKTMATDIDVVFENITITATFPKAEQFLIMPNSLTADMMPVPVNHFKWQEIDKKNTVKMRYELNTTTPNVMAFSIYGNYYDSIVDIKPDDEDVNKGEGGGDAAGTLKNSLVVIIGILLINLLL